In Mycolicibacter virginiensis, the DNA window TAGGGCACCGGGATGGCGCAGGCCACCGCGTCGGCGACTTGGAAGGCCGCCAGCCCCGTGTAGGTCTTCGGCGATGTCAGGACACTCATGGATCCGACCCTAGCCGCGGGGTCGCGCCCATCGCGAGTGGGAATCTCACGACGCGACTCGCCACCCACGCGTCGTGGAATTCCCACTCGGCGAGGGGTCCCGCTAGTCCAGATTCAGCGTCGCCTCTTCCAGATCCAGCCGGTGCAGCACATTGCGCAGCACCTGGTCGTCGATGCGACCAAGGTCGCGTTCCTTGATCAGCGCCACCCGTTCGGCCGCCAGCATCTCCAGCCGAAGCCGGCGAAACGCCGCGGCGGCGGTCTCGTCGCTGTCGTCGTGGGCGGGGTCGAAGCGCCGCAGCCGTTCCCGGGCCGCGTTGCGCCGCCGGGTGTTCAGGCCGCGCAACGCGTCGGCGGCGCGCTCGCTGGCCGGTGACGGCTCGGTCGAGGCGAGTACTTCGTCGAGCCGCTGGGCAGCGGCCAGGGCCGCCTTGTCCTGCGCGGCGGCCGCGGCGATCGCATCGGCGTGGTCCTGGTTGGTGGGCACACCCAGCCGGCGGATCACCCAGGGCAGCGTGAGCCCGTGCAGCAGCAGGGTGCCCACCACCACCACGAAGGTCAAGAACACCAATTGCGGACGCCCCGGGAACGGGTCCCCGGACAGCGTCGTCAGCGGTACGCCGAAGGCGGCCGCGAGCGACACCACACCACGCATGCCGGCCCAGGCCAGCACGAACACCTGGCCCGGGGTCGGTGCGGCTTCTCGTTGCCGGACCTTCTCCGACAGGATTCGGGGCGCGTAGGCGAACGTCACCACCCACACCGCGCGCACCGCCAGCAGCGTTCCGAACACCGCCAGAGACGCGCCGATCAGCGTCGAGAAACGCACGCCGTGCAAGTTCTGCACCACGGCGGGCAGCTGCAGTCCGATCAGCAGAAACGCCAGTGATTCCAGCACCAGTTGCACGGCGCGCCAGACGGCCTGGTCCTGCAGCCGGGTGGCGTAGTGGGCCCGGGTGAAGCGCTGCCCCAGGATCAGCGCGGCGACCACCACCGCGAGCACCCCGGAACCGTGGATCTCCTCGGCCGCCAGGTAGATCACGAACGGGGCCAGTAGCCCGACCGCGCTTTCCACCACCGGATCGGTCAGCCGGGCCCGGATGAACACAATGACGGCGCCAAACGCCACCCCGACCGCCACTCCGCCGACGGCGGCCAGCACGAAGGTCAACAGGCCGGTGCCCCAGCCGGTGGCCACGCCGATCGCCGCTGCCAGCGACACCTTGTAGACGGTCAGCGCGGTCGCATCGTTGAGCAGGCTCTCGCCGCCCAGCAGCGTCATGATCGGACGCGGCAACCCGACGCGGCGGCCGACGGCAGTCGCCGACACCGCGTCCGGCGGCGCCACGATCGCGCCCAGGGTCAGCGCCGCGGCCAGGGTCAGCTCCGGCACGGTGTAGTAGGCGACCACGCCGACGGCGACGGTAGTGGCCAGCGGCAGTCCGACGGCCAGCAGGATGATGGGGCGCCGGTTGCGGCGCATGCTGATCACGGAGCTTTCCAAACCGGCCGACCACAGCAATGGCGGCAGGATCACGAACAGCACCAGTTCGGGCCGCAGGACGATCTCCGGTACCGCTGGGATCAGTCCGACCAGCAGGCCGGTAATCACCAATACCAGGGGCGCGGACAGTCTGCGATGCCGCGCGATTGCCGCGACCAGCACCGCGGCCACCAGCGGCCCTAACAGTGCGGCGTTCACCGTCGCTGCACCTCCATCCGCTTTCCCCCTATCCTGGAGCAGCATGCAACATTGCCGTGGCACGGGGAGGGTGGGGCGGTGAACGGCGAGGTGGGTGAGTTGGCGACCGAGCGGTTGCCCGTCGACGGACCCAGCCGTACCCGGGTCGCG includes these proteins:
- a CDS encoding Na+/H+ antiporter, translating into MNAALLGPLVAAVLVAAIARHRRLSAPLVLVITGLLVGLIPAVPEIVLRPELVLFVILPPLLWSAGLESSVISMRRNRRPIILLAVGLPLATTVAVGVVAYYTVPELTLAAALTLGAIVAPPDAVSATAVGRRVGLPRPIMTLLGGESLLNDATALTVYKVSLAAAIGVATGWGTGLLTFVLAAVGGVAVGVAFGAVIVFIRARLTDPVVESAVGLLAPFVIYLAAEEIHGSGVLAVVVAALILGQRFTRAHYATRLQDQAVWRAVQLVLESLAFLLIGLQLPAVVQNLHGVRFSTLIGASLAVFGTLLAVRAVWVVTFAYAPRILSEKVRQREAAPTPGQVFVLAWAGMRGVVSLAAAFGVPLTTLSGDPFPGRPQLVFLTFVVVVGTLLLHGLTLPWVIRRLGVPTNQDHADAIAAAAAQDKAALAAAQRLDEVLASTEPSPASERAADALRGLNTRRRNAARERLRRFDPAHDDSDETAAAAFRRLRLEMLAAERVALIKERDLGRIDDQVLRNVLHRLDLEEATLNLD